The following are encoded together in the Triticum dicoccoides isolate Atlit2015 ecotype Zavitan chromosome 6B, WEW_v2.0, whole genome shotgun sequence genome:
- the LOC119325982 gene encoding flavonoid O-methyltransferase-like protein Os11g0303600: MAGQAEKVFVATDTELLQAQSDLWRHSLCYLTPMALRCAVDLGVPTAIHRLGGAASPSELVAALSLPTSKLPFLARLLRQLATAGVFSATDAGTYCLNSLSYLLVDGVRIDGDASQTALVRAAASRYYVEAAMGLADWFRKDFDGAVPSPFEDVHGAAIFEESMVLLDPEMDQLLHDALAAHDHMGIGPVLRQCRELFDGLESLTDCGGGDGTTARSIVEAYPHITCTVLDLPKVMDKVLPTEEGAVKYVSGDLFHVVPPAQAVLLKLVLHFWSDEDCVKILAQCKKVVPPRDAGGKVIVIDIVLGSVSGPMLETQHLMDMVMLVVTRGRQRDEKDWSEIFIKAGFSGYKIVKKLGARAVIEVYP; this comes from the exons ATGGCAGGCCAGGCAGAGAAGGTGTTCGTCGCCACCGACACGGAACTGCTCCAGGCGCAGTCGGACCTGTGGCGCCACAGCCTCTGCTACCTCACGCCTATGGCGCTCCGGTGCGCCGTCGACCTCGGCGTCCCCACCGCCATCCACCGCCTCGGCGGCGCCGCGTCCCCATCCGAACTCGTGGCCGCCCTATCCCTCCCGACGTCCAAGCTGCCCTTCCTCGCCCGCCTGCTGCGCCAACTCGCCACGGCGGGCGTCTTCAGTGCAACTGACGCCGGAACGTACTGCCTCAACTCGCTCTCGTACCTCCTGGTGGACGGCGTCCGCATCGACGGCGACGCCAGCCAGACGGCCCTCGTGCGCGCCGCGGCCTCGCGCTACTACGTGGAGGCGGCCATGGGGCTGGCGGACTGGTTCAGGAAGGACTTCGATGGAGCCGTCCCCTCGCCGTTCGAGGACGTGCATGGCGCGGCCATCTTCGAGGAGAGCATGGTGCTCCTCGACCCGGAGATGGATCAGCTGCTCCACGACGCCCTCGCTGCCCACGACCACATGGGGATCGGCCCCGTGCTCCGGCAGTGCCGTGAGCTGTTCGATGGGCTTGAGTCTCTCACTGACTGCGGCGGTGGCGATGGGACTACCGCGAGGTCCATCGTCGAGGCCTATCCTCACATCACGTGCACTGTGCTGGACCTTCCAAAGGTCATGGACAAAGTTCTTCCCACTGAAGAAGGAGCAGTTAAGTATGTTTCCGGTGACCTGTTCCACGTTGTCCCACCTGCTCAAGCCGTGTTGCTCAAG CTTGTACTGCACTTCTGGAGCGACGAGGATTGCGTCAAGATCCTGGCACAGTGCAAGAAGGTTGTTCCTCCCCGGGATGCAGGAGGAAAAGTCATCGTCATAGACATTGTGCTTGGATCTGTTTCAGGGCCAATGCTGGAAACCCAACACCTCATGGATATGGTCATGCTAGTGGTGACAAGAGGCCGACAGCGGGACGAGAAGGACTGGAGCGAGATCTTCATCAAGGCAGGGTTCAGTGGCTATAAGATAGTGAAGAAGCTGGGAGCTCGAGCTGTCATTGAGGTATATCCATAA